Proteins encoded by one window of Trueperaceae bacterium:
- a CDS encoding LysM peptidoglycan-binding domain-containing protein: protein MPHVIALPSVQTTSRIVAGLLALGMLAACGPSERERELEARNETLQTQVGDLETRLAAAETELGDANDARDALQERLDAALDERDTLQAQVADLEADVARLEARASDTRERLGDRVDDLEAARSELEAAREALAAARARSESLRAERDALRAEVADLEARLARVEDGGEGSEGDGDVDGGAAEALRTELEAARTSLAEAEVERLEARVADLEAAADASGSDEAAARADLESVETDLSVTEVELASARANLRIVQDDLADVEGELEAARGDLDATRAELEATEAERDALAASLEAAVEERDALEGRVASLRDASAEARAEVEAARSEAAGLAETLEGVEAERDALAASLEAAVEERDALEGRVASLRDASAEARAEVEAARAEAARLTADLEAALEAREGLEEVTEAQREELAAIRADLRATQNRVAELRDARGIYTVQPADSLSSIAVFFYRDVGRWPDILAENDNLIDEADLIFPGMVLVIPR, encoded by the coding sequence GTGCCCCACGTCATCGCTTTACCGTCCGTCCAGACGACGTCGCGCATCGTCGCGGGACTCCTTGCCCTCGGGATGTTGGCGGCCTGCGGGCCAAGCGAACGCGAACGCGAGCTCGAGGCCCGCAACGAAACCCTGCAGACCCAGGTCGGGGACCTGGAAACGCGGCTCGCCGCCGCGGAGACCGAGCTCGGGGACGCGAACGACGCTCGCGACGCGCTACAGGAACGCCTCGACGCCGCGCTCGACGAGCGCGACACGCTGCAGGCCCAGGTCGCGGACCTCGAGGCCGACGTCGCCCGTCTGGAGGCGCGCGCGAGCGACACCCGCGAACGTCTCGGCGACCGCGTCGACGATCTCGAGGCGGCGCGCAGCGAACTGGAGGCGGCGCGCGAGGCGCTCGCCGCCGCCCGGGCGCGCAGCGAGTCCCTCCGCGCGGAGCGCGACGCGCTCCGCGCGGAGGTGGCCGATCTCGAAGCCCGCCTCGCTCGGGTCGAGGACGGCGGCGAAGGCTCGGAGGGCGACGGGGACGTCGACGGGGGGGCGGCGGAGGCGCTGCGCACCGAGCTGGAGGCGGCCCGCACGTCTCTCGCCGAGGCGGAGGTGGAGCGCCTCGAGGCGCGCGTGGCGGACCTCGAAGCCGCCGCCGACGCCTCGGGGAGCGACGAGGCCGCCGCCCGCGCCGACCTCGAGAGCGTCGAGACGGACCTCTCGGTGACCGAGGTCGAGTTGGCGTCGGCGCGCGCGAACCTGCGGATCGTGCAGGACGACCTGGCGGACGTCGAGGGGGAGCTCGAAGCCGCACGGGGTGACCTGGATGCGACCCGCGCGGAACTCGAGGCGACCGAGGCGGAGCGTGATGCGTTGGCTGCGTCGCTCGAGGCGGCGGTGGAGGAGCGGGATGCGCTCGAGGGGCGGGTGGCGTCGTTGCGGGATGCGTCGGCGGAGGCGCGTGCGGAGGTCGAGGCGGCGCGGTCGGAGGCGGCGGGGTTGGCCGAGACGCTGGAGGGGGTGGAGGCGGAGCGTGATGCGTTGGCTGCGTCGCTCGAGGCGGCGGTGGAGGAGCGGGATGCGCTCGAGGGGCGGGTGGCGTCGTTGCGGGATGCGTCGGCGGAGGCGCGTGCGGAGGTCGAGGCCGCCCGGGCGGAGGCGGCCCGCCTGACCGCCGACCTCGAGGCCGCCCTGGAGGCGCGCGAGGGGCTCGAGGAGGTCACCGAGGCGCAGCGCGAGGAGCTGGCCGCGATCCGGGCGGACCTGCGCGCGACGCAGAACCGCGTGGCGGAGCTGCGCGACGCGCGGGGGATCTACACCGTCCAGCCGGCGGATTCGCTGTCGAGCATCGCGGTGTTCTTCTACCGCGACGTGGGTCGGTGGCCCGACATCCTGGCGGAGAACGACAACCTGATCGACGAGGCCGACCTGATCTTCCCGGGCATGGTCCTGGTCATCCCGCGCTGA